From the genome of Nakamurella flavida, one region includes:
- a CDS encoding GntR family transcriptional regulator, translated as MQESRSSRQSTVVDGIRRRIISGEMSSGTALSEVSLAQDFGVSRTPVREALKQLQAEGLVEVRPRVGTFVSTPTRTEIIELFQVKEVLEGAAARFLAARGEVAELDALRHNVARSDLALERDDVETYTELVAEFHDLIVLGAGNAKLRAHHTTLMNQLAYPRLISTSLSTPGRFAESENEHRRLLEVIESRDGASAERLMRNHVRASQEALVESMFADHDERPGSDA; from the coding sequence ATGCAAGAGTCGAGATCCAGTCGGCAGTCCACCGTGGTGGACGGCATCCGCCGGCGGATCATCTCCGGAGAGATGAGCAGCGGCACCGCGCTGTCGGAGGTGTCGCTGGCTCAGGACTTCGGGGTGAGCCGGACGCCGGTACGCGAGGCCCTCAAGCAGCTCCAGGCCGAGGGGCTGGTCGAGGTCCGGCCGCGGGTCGGCACCTTCGTCAGCACCCCCACGCGCACCGAGATCATCGAGCTGTTCCAGGTCAAGGAGGTGCTGGAGGGTGCCGCCGCCCGGTTCCTGGCCGCCCGGGGGGAGGTCGCCGAGCTGGATGCGCTGCGGCACAACGTCGCCCGCTCCGATCTGGCCCTGGAGCGGGACGATGTCGAGACGTACACCGAACTGGTGGCCGAGTTCCACGACCTGATCGTGCTGGGGGCGGGCAACGCCAAACTGCGCGCGCACCACACCACCTTGATGAACCAGCTCGCCTACCCGCGACTGATCAGCACCTCCCTGTCGACCCCCGGACGGTTCGCCGAGAGCGAGAACGAGCACCGTCGGTTGCTCGAGGTCATCGAGAGCCGGGACGGCGCCTCCGCCGAACGCCTGATGCGCAACCACGTCCGGGCCAGCCAGGAGGCCCTGGTCGAGTCCATGTTCGCCGATCACGACGAGCGCCCCGGGAGCGATGCGTGA
- a CDS encoding amino acid synthesis family protein: MSLQIRRVHVMRQAVHTEAGRVLDADLQQVVAAAVLTDPWSGRGDVRDLSSPVRQGCPPLARLLMDRALAALPAGATAAAVGKAVAVGTGVELEHGAALIHNPYFSDVVRDRVDGTSVLPSTETRGPEGVLLTVPLVHRTHATDRAHYQGVQVCVPDAPHPDEIVVLVAVSTGTRPDPRIGDRRTDAPFDPTAWRP; encoded by the coding sequence GTGAGTCTGCAGATCCGCCGGGTCCACGTGATGAGGCAGGCCGTGCACACCGAGGCCGGCCGGGTGCTGGACGCCGATCTGCAGCAGGTCGTGGCGGCGGCGGTGCTCACCGACCCGTGGTCCGGGCGGGGCGACGTGCGCGACCTGTCCTCGCCGGTGCGGCAGGGGTGCCCGCCGCTGGCCCGACTGCTGATGGATCGGGCCCTGGCCGCGCTGCCGGCGGGCGCCACCGCCGCCGCGGTGGGCAAGGCGGTGGCCGTGGGCACCGGGGTGGAGCTGGAACACGGGGCTGCGCTCATCCACAATCCCTACTTCTCGGACGTGGTGCGGGACAGGGTGGACGGCACCTCGGTGCTGCCGTCCACCGAGACCCGCGGGCCGGAGGGTGTCCTGCTCACCGTCCCCCTGGTCCACCGCACGCACGCCACCGACCGCGCCCACTACCAGGGAGTGCAGGTCTGCGTCCCGGACGCCCCGCACCCCGACGAGATCGTCGTCCTGGTCGCGGTGTCCACCGGAACCCGGCCCGATCCGCGCATCGGCGACCGACGCACCGACGCACCCTTCGATCCCACCGCCTGGAGGCCGTGA
- a CDS encoding amino acid synthesis family protein: protein MLIRKTVTMVEETLREGGVSVDPPARVAVVAVVVANPWAGRGHVADLGPVADEIAPAIGAHLAPLVIAALGAPAEAYGKAAIVGTSGEIEHGSALIHTLAFGNHLREPLAALTLLPAVEKRAAAGTTFDIPLKHVMDATIRSHHQSIEMRIPDAPGPDEIVVALALAAQGRPLQRLPAFRRA, encoded by the coding sequence ATGCTGATCCGCAAGACCGTGACCATGGTGGAGGAGACCCTGCGAGAGGGCGGGGTGAGCGTGGATCCGCCGGCCCGGGTCGCCGTGGTCGCCGTGGTCGTCGCGAACCCGTGGGCCGGCCGAGGTCACGTGGCCGATCTGGGCCCGGTGGCCGACGAGATCGCCCCGGCGATAGGCGCACACCTGGCCCCGCTGGTCATCGCTGCGCTCGGGGCCCCGGCCGAGGCGTACGGCAAGGCGGCGATCGTCGGGACGTCCGGGGAGATCGAGCACGGCTCCGCGTTGATCCACACCCTGGCCTTCGGGAACCATCTGCGCGAACCACTGGCCGCGCTCACCCTGCTGCCGGCGGTGGAGAAGCGGGCGGCGGCGGGGACCACCTTCGACATCCCCCTCAAGCACGTCATGGACGCGACCATCCGGTCCCACCACCAGAGCATCGAGATGCGCATCCCCGACGCCCCCGGGCCGGACGAGATCGTCGTCGCCCTGGCCCTGGCCGCCCAGGGCCGTCCGCTGCAACGGCTCCCGGCCTTCCGCCGGGCCTGA
- a CDS encoding polysaccharide deacetylase family protein, with protein sequence MPKDIKVSFGVDVDAVSGWLGSYGGEDSLQDIQRGLFAGDVGLPRLVKLFDRYDLKATFFAPGHSIETFPRSMELVVAGGHEVGAHGYSHENPRDMSPQQEEDVLNRSIELIRQLTGRGPKGYIAPWGEMTTIQADLLLRNGISYDRTQVLHDFQPFYARTGDSWTKIDYAKTAAEWMHPLVRGTEIDLVSLAFNWYLDDLPPMMFVKGSPNSYGFANPRDIETLWRDQFDWVYREYDYATFPICLHPDVAGRPQVLLMIERLIEHMLGHEGVSITTCESIVDDFRRRYPFATDSRYPFDREFGAGTR encoded by the coding sequence ATGCCCAAGGACATCAAGGTCAGTTTCGGCGTGGACGTCGACGCCGTCTCCGGTTGGCTGGGTTCCTACGGCGGAGAGGACAGTCTGCAGGACATCCAGCGCGGCCTGTTCGCCGGTGACGTCGGCCTGCCCCGGCTGGTCAAGCTCTTCGACCGGTACGACCTCAAGGCCACCTTCTTCGCCCCCGGCCATTCCATCGAGACCTTCCCCCGCAGCATGGAGCTCGTCGTGGCCGGCGGCCACGAGGTGGGCGCCCACGGGTACTCCCACGAGAACCCCCGTGACATGTCCCCCCAGCAGGAGGAGGACGTGCTGAACCGCTCCATCGAGCTCATCCGGCAGCTCACCGGGCGCGGTCCGAAGGGGTACATCGCACCCTGGGGCGAGATGACCACGATCCAGGCGGACCTGTTGCTGCGCAACGGGATCTCCTACGACCGCACCCAGGTGCTGCACGACTTCCAGCCGTTCTACGCCCGCACCGGGGACAGCTGGACGAAGATCGACTACGCGAAGACCGCAGCCGAGTGGATGCATCCCCTCGTCCGCGGGACCGAGATCGACCTGGTCAGCCTGGCGTTCAACTGGTACCTCGACGACCTGCCGCCGATGATGTTCGTCAAGGGCAGCCCGAACAGCTACGGCTTCGCCAACCCGCGGGACATCGAGACCCTGTGGCGCGACCAGTTCGACTGGGTGTACCGCGAGTACGACTACGCCACCTTCCCCATCTGCCTGCATCCGGACGTCGCCGGCCGGCCGCAGGTGCTCCTCATGATCGAGCGGCTCATCGAGCACATGCTGGGCCACGAGGGAGTCAGCATCACCACCTGCGAGTCCATCGTCGACGACTTCCGACGCCGGTACCCGTTCGCGACCGACTCCCGCTACCCGTTCGACCGCGAGTTCGGCGCCGGGACCCGGTGA
- a CDS encoding asparaginase, with protein MTPQADPSGLPRIAVLSLGGTITTPAERPDGARPPLTAADLVSAIPELATVADVRPVVAGARMSADLRATDIAEVARWIDGARRDGIDGVVVTQGTDTLEESAYLLDLLSPGDTPVVVTGAMRNPGRPGSDGQANLLAAVRTAAHPGAVGLGVLVVLDDVVHLARAVRKTHTTATGAFVSTPGPIGSVVEDRVRLGLRPTRRSPVYVWPEQVRPAAVPLVQHCFDDDDRLLRSVGDSGADGLVLAVLGAGHVGARLLPVIDDLVARMPVVMASRTGSGDLNRISAGYPGSERDLLGRGVVSAGALDPLKARILLMSHLTAGAPLPTLAAAYEQASG; from the coding sequence GTGACCCCGCAGGCCGACCCGTCCGGGCTGCCGCGCATCGCGGTGCTCTCGCTCGGCGGGACGATCACCACTCCCGCCGAACGTCCCGACGGCGCGCGGCCACCGTTGACGGCCGCCGATCTGGTGTCCGCGATCCCCGAGCTCGCGACCGTGGCCGACGTCCGGCCCGTGGTCGCCGGAGCCCGGATGTCGGCCGATCTCCGCGCCACCGACATCGCGGAGGTGGCTCGGTGGATCGACGGGGCCCGGCGCGACGGCATCGACGGCGTGGTCGTCACCCAGGGCACCGACACCCTGGAGGAGTCGGCCTACCTGCTGGACCTGCTGTCGCCCGGGGACACCCCCGTCGTCGTGACCGGCGCCATGCGCAATCCCGGACGACCGGGGAGCGACGGCCAGGCAAACCTGCTGGCCGCGGTCCGCACCGCGGCGCACCCCGGTGCGGTGGGACTGGGCGTGCTCGTCGTCCTCGACGACGTCGTCCACCTGGCGCGCGCGGTGCGCAAGACCCACACGACGGCCACCGGGGCGTTCGTGTCCACGCCGGGGCCGATCGGATCCGTCGTGGAGGACCGGGTGCGGCTCGGCCTGCGCCCGACCCGGCGTTCGCCGGTGTACGTCTGGCCCGAGCAGGTCCGCCCGGCCGCGGTCCCGCTCGTCCAGCACTGCTTCGACGACGACGACCGCCTGCTGCGGTCGGTGGGCGACTCGGGCGCGGACGGTCTCGTGCTCGCAGTACTGGGCGCCGGTCACGTGGGGGCCAGACTGCTGCCCGTCATCGACGACCTGGTGGCCAGGATGCCGGTCGTGATGGCCTCCCGGACCGGGTCGGGCGACCTCAACCGGATCTCGGCGGGCTACCCCGGCTCCGAGCGGGATCTGCTCGGGAGGGGCGTCGTCTCGGCCGGGGCGCTCGACCCCCTCAAGGCCCGCATCCTGCTGATGTCCCATCTCACCGCAGGAGCGCCACTCCCGACCTTGGCGGCCGCCTACGAGCAGGCGTCGGGCTGA
- a CDS encoding zinc-binding metallopeptidase family protein, giving the protein MRDFACPNCGQRLAFENSRCLSCAHDIGFDLASRSFLIVGPDGSTASVDPAVSQDPLAVAAPPLPESRRCANVHIAGCNWLVAADGPGPLCRSCSLTRTRPGASASFQAHSQFAAAEAAKRRLVVELVELGLPITDRIADPDRGLVFDLLSSEHEPVITGHADGVITLDLAEGDDVHREQLRVSMDEPYRTLLGHFRHETGHYYFFVLAETGPARSEFERLFGDPDTDYQAALDRHYSQGAPAGWEQDYVSSYATMHPAEDWAETFAHYLHIRDTLDTAAAFGIAPAGATADHPLAGDAGFDRIIELWLPLAWSLNMINRSMGHSDLYPFVLAPHVLDKMRLVHRLVAVAVPA; this is encoded by the coding sequence GTGCGCGACTTCGCGTGTCCGAACTGCGGCCAACGGTTGGCTTTCGAGAACTCCCGCTGCCTGAGCTGTGCCCACGACATCGGGTTCGACCTGGCTTCCCGGTCGTTCCTCATCGTCGGGCCCGACGGGTCCACGGCCAGTGTCGACCCCGCCGTCTCGCAGGACCCGCTGGCCGTGGCCGCGCCCCCGCTGCCCGAGTCGCGGCGGTGCGCCAACGTGCACATCGCCGGCTGCAACTGGCTCGTCGCCGCGGACGGCCCCGGTCCGCTGTGCCGGTCCTGCTCGCTGACCCGGACCCGCCCGGGCGCCTCGGCGTCGTTCCAGGCCCACAGCCAGTTCGCCGCGGCCGAGGCGGCCAAGCGGCGGCTGGTCGTCGAGTTGGTCGAGCTCGGCCTGCCCATCACCGACCGGATCGCCGACCCGGACCGGGGTCTGGTCTTCGACCTGTTGTCCAGCGAGCACGAACCGGTGATCACCGGTCACGCCGACGGGGTCATCACCCTGGATCTGGCCGAGGGTGACGACGTGCACCGCGAGCAGTTGCGGGTGTCGATGGACGAGCCGTACCGGACCCTGCTCGGACACTTCCGCCACGAGACCGGCCACTACTACTTCTTCGTGCTGGCCGAGACGGGCCCGGCCCGGAGCGAGTTCGAGAGGCTCTTCGGCGACCCGGACACCGACTACCAGGCCGCCCTGGACCGGCACTACTCGCAGGGCGCCCCGGCCGGCTGGGAGCAGGACTACGTCTCGTCCTACGCCACGATGCACCCGGCGGAGGACTGGGCCGAGACCTTCGCGCACTACCTGCACATCCGCGACACCCTGGACACCGCAGCCGCTTTCGGCATCGCCCCGGCCGGTGCCACCGCCGACCACCCGCTCGCCGGTGACGCCGGGTTCGACCGGATCATCGAGCTGTGGCTGCCGCTGGCCTGGTCGCTGAACATGATCAACCGGTCGATGGGCCACTCGGATCTGTACCCGTTCGTGCTGGCCCCGCACGTGCTGGACAAGATGCGCCTGGTCCACCGCCTCGTGGCGGTGGCCGTCCCCGCCTGA
- a CDS encoding transglutaminase family protein, protein MTAVESAPVRRYRIQHRTTYRYSDDVSVSFGRAFLTPRTLPHQRCLDHRVSVDPDPSDHSTGVDVHGNRATYFSVTSAYTRLEVTGTSTVEVSDPVRDPAVESAPWEAARPAGVDPLAVEYCLDSPLVEVDDAVRRYAGATFLPGRPLGEAVDELTHRIHSDFRYDPRASSVTSNVPDLLASRAGVCQDFAHLAVACLRSVGLAGRYVSGYLATTPPPGRERMVGVDASHAWAAVRGPDGSWLAFDPTNDHRAGDRYTTVAWGRDYGDVSPLRGVLFTHAEKSEMTVSVDVAPE, encoded by the coding sequence ATGACCGCCGTCGAGTCGGCACCGGTGCGCCGCTACCGGATCCAGCACCGCACGACCTACCGGTACTCCGACGACGTCTCCGTGTCCTTCGGGCGGGCGTTCCTCACCCCGCGGACGCTGCCGCACCAACGATGCCTGGACCACCGGGTCTCGGTGGACCCGGATCCGTCGGACCACTCCACCGGGGTGGACGTGCACGGCAACCGGGCCACGTACTTCTCGGTGACCAGTGCGTACACCCGGCTCGAGGTCACCGGGACGTCCACCGTCGAGGTGAGCGACCCGGTCCGGGACCCGGCGGTGGAGTCCGCCCCCTGGGAGGCCGCCCGCCCGGCGGGGGTGGATCCGCTGGCCGTCGAGTACTGCCTGGATTCCCCCCTCGTCGAGGTGGACGACGCGGTACGGCGGTACGCCGGGGCCACCTTCCTGCCGGGTCGGCCGCTCGGGGAGGCGGTCGACGAGTTGACCCACCGGATCCACTCCGACTTCCGGTACGACCCCCGGGCCTCGTCGGTCACCAGCAACGTGCCCGACCTGCTGGCGAGCCGGGCCGGGGTGTGCCAGGACTTCGCCCATCTCGCGGTCGCCTGTCTCCGATCGGTCGGCCTGGCCGGTCGGTACGTCTCCGGATATCTGGCCACCACCCCGCCCCCGGGCCGGGAACGGATGGTCGGCGTGGACGCGAGCCACGCCTGGGCGGCGGTGCGGGGACCGGACGGGAGCTGGCTGGCCTTCGACCCCACCAACGACCACCGCGCCGGCGACCGGTACACCACGGTGGCCTGGGGGCGCGACTACGGCGATGTCTCCCCCCTGCGGGGCGTGTTGTTCACCCACGCCGAGAAGAGCGAGATGACCGTCTCGGTGGACGTCGCTCCGGAGTAG
- a CDS encoding circularly permuted type 2 ATP-grasp protein: MTTIPVAGVLPTRDPSGSAVRPDPARPDGGTAPSPDGDRPDAVEGYLHRAGGSRYAEMTGPDSSVPLPGWRAVTDTLVRLGPSGAADLVEVVDRLVEDDGVTYTPHDGAAVHAPAVGEHFGPLPQPLGSAGWRLDPLPVVVDAADWAIVEPGLTQRSRLLDLLLVDLYGRRRTVAEGLLPPELVFEHEHYLRAAHGITIPGAHQLVFHAADVARGPDGSFQVLADRTQTPSGSGYAMVDRRVLTRAQPDLLRTAAPRGLSAFFHTMRLSLAAVAPTTVEDPRIVVLSPGTHAEAAFDQAYLASLLGVPLVESADLVVRGGSLWMRSMGRLEPVHVVVRRVDAALADPLDLRPGSPVGVVGLTQACRQGTVTVVNTLGSGVLENPGLLPYLPALSRCLLDEPLSLPSVATFWCGDPRSLSHVLAHLDDMVVRPTGSGAWSVPARMSAAERTDLVGRIRSRPTRWVGQRHEPWSQTPVVDGNRLAAAETSLRLFTVAAAAGYAAMPGGLARGVVPDGTGPDGVAAPGFGVAKDVWVQSGLADPAERRRDRVWLHEGPLVAAVPAEAMSSPRVLEDLFWLGRYAERTEDLTRLSMVARARAEEFGSRSDHLGAGCVPVLLAAVSRVSGTTPPRAGIDPVRWIGEVMVRPHESGSVAHSLAALRENARSVRDQLSDDAWLVLGGADRAVGDLAASSATAGALGSPDDDVQTAQEALLAALLGLTGLIGENMIRDPGWYLLDLGRRLERALQVTALLSATVTTRRTPAVDSVLAESVLAAAESGVTYRRRYRGRIQIGTVLDLLLLDLGNPRSVAFQIAQAIGDLAVLPDASSTSRPRRLLEDIAALLRRCRPVDLETADAGGERAELRDLLDQIHQEVRAAAEAVGRQYFWRPRPMRPMGTQSQHRGPDANGRGR; encoded by the coding sequence ATGACGACGATCCCGGTGGCCGGCGTCCTCCCCACCCGTGATCCGTCCGGTTCGGCGGTTCGGCCCGATCCGGCCCGCCCGGATGGCGGAACGGCGCCGTCGCCGGACGGGGACCGCCCCGACGCGGTCGAGGGCTACCTGCACCGCGCCGGCGGCTCCCGGTACGCCGAGATGACGGGACCGGACTCGAGCGTCCCGCTCCCGGGTTGGCGGGCCGTGACCGACACCCTGGTCCGGCTGGGTCCGTCCGGGGCCGCCGACCTGGTCGAGGTGGTGGACCGGCTGGTCGAGGACGACGGCGTCACCTACACCCCGCACGACGGCGCAGCCGTCCACGCACCGGCGGTGGGGGAGCACTTCGGGCCGTTGCCCCAGCCCCTCGGCTCCGCCGGATGGCGGCTGGACCCCCTGCCCGTGGTCGTCGACGCGGCCGACTGGGCCATCGTGGAACCGGGCCTGACCCAGCGCTCCCGGCTGCTGGACCTGCTCCTGGTCGACCTCTACGGCCGGCGGCGCACCGTGGCCGAGGGGTTGCTGCCCCCCGAGCTGGTGTTCGAGCACGAGCACTACCTGCGGGCGGCACACGGCATCACCATCCCCGGCGCCCACCAGCTCGTCTTCCACGCCGCCGACGTGGCCCGCGGCCCCGACGGCTCCTTCCAGGTGCTGGCCGACCGCACCCAGACCCCGTCCGGGTCCGGGTACGCGATGGTCGACCGGCGGGTGCTCACCCGGGCCCAGCCCGATCTGCTGCGGACCGCCGCCCCGCGGGGGCTGAGTGCGTTCTTCCACACGATGCGCCTGAGCCTGGCCGCGGTCGCGCCGACGACGGTGGAGGACCCGCGCATCGTCGTGCTCAGTCCCGGCACCCATGCCGAGGCCGCCTTCGACCAGGCCTATCTGGCCTCCCTGCTGGGAGTCCCGCTGGTGGAGAGCGCCGATCTGGTGGTGCGCGGCGGCAGTCTGTGGATGCGGTCGATGGGCCGGCTGGAACCGGTGCACGTGGTCGTCCGCCGGGTCGACGCCGCACTGGCCGATCCGCTCGATCTGCGCCCGGGGTCACCGGTGGGGGTGGTGGGCCTGACCCAGGCCTGCCGGCAGGGCACGGTCACCGTGGTGAACACACTGGGCAGCGGTGTCCTGGAGAACCCGGGCCTGCTGCCGTACCTGCCCGCGCTGTCCCGGTGCCTGCTGGACGAACCGTTGAGCCTGCCGTCGGTGGCCACCTTCTGGTGCGGCGATCCCCGGTCGTTGTCCCATGTGCTCGCCCACCTGGACGACATGGTGGTGCGCCCCACCGGTTCGGGCGCCTGGTCGGTCCCGGCCCGGATGTCCGCCGCGGAGCGGACGGACCTGGTGGGGCGCATCCGGTCCCGGCCGACCCGGTGGGTCGGCCAACGACATGAACCGTGGTCGCAGACCCCGGTGGTCGACGGGAACCGGTTGGCCGCCGCCGAGACCAGCCTGCGCCTGTTCACCGTGGCCGCCGCCGCCGGGTACGCCGCCATGCCCGGCGGACTGGCCCGGGGGGTCGTGCCCGACGGGACCGGGCCCGACGGGGTCGCCGCGCCCGGGTTCGGGGTCGCGAAGGACGTGTGGGTGCAGTCCGGCCTGGCGGATCCGGCCGAGCGCCGCCGGGACCGGGTGTGGCTGCACGAGGGGCCACTGGTCGCCGCGGTGCCCGCGGAGGCGATGTCCTCGCCGCGCGTCCTGGAGGACCTCTTCTGGCTGGGCCGCTACGCCGAGCGGACGGAGGACCTGACCCGGCTCAGCATGGTGGCCCGCGCCCGTGCCGAGGAGTTCGGTTCGCGTTCGGACCATCTGGGTGCCGGGTGCGTCCCGGTGCTGCTGGCCGCGGTGTCCCGGGTCTCCGGGACGACCCCACCGCGGGCCGGGATCGACCCGGTCCGCTGGATCGGTGAGGTGATGGTGCGGCCGCACGAATCCGGTTCGGTGGCCCACTCCCTCGCCGCCCTCCGGGAGAACGCCCGCTCGGTGCGCGATCAGCTCTCCGACGACGCGTGGCTCGTACTGGGTGGGGCGGACCGTGCAGTGGGTGACCTGGCCGCGTCGTCCGCCACCGCCGGCGCCCTGGGCTCGCCGGACGACGACGTGCAGACCGCGCAGGAGGCCCTGCTCGCCGCGCTGCTCGGACTGACCGGCCTGATCGGCGAGAACATGATCCGCGATCCGGGCTGGTACCTGCTGGATCTGGGCCGGCGGCTGGAGCGCGCCCTGCAGGTCACCGCGCTGCTGTCGGCCACCGTGACCACCCGGCGGACCCCCGCCGTCGACTCGGTGCTCGCCGAGTCGGTGCTCGCCGCGGCGGAGTCCGGGGTCACCTACCGGCGGCGCTACCGGGGGCGCATCCAGATCGGCACGGTCCTGGATCTCCTGCTGCTCGACCTGGGCAACCCGCGGTCGGTGGCCTTCCAGATCGCCCAGGCCATCGGCGACCTCGCCGTCCTGCCCGACGCGTCGTCGACCTCGCGACCCCGCCGGCTGCTGGAGGACATCGCCGCACTGCTGCGCCGCTGCCGCCCCGTGGACCTGGAGACCGCCGACGCCGGGGGTGAGCGGGCCGAACTGCGCGACCTGCTGGACCAGATCCACCAGGAGGTCCGTGCCGCCGCCGAAGCCGTCGGTCGGCAGTACTTCTGGCGTCCCCGGCCGATGCGTCCGATGGGAACGCAGTCGCAGCACCGTGGCCCGGACGCGAACGGCCGGGGTCGATGA
- a CDS encoding GAF and ANTAR domain-containing protein — MTADAEQGRSTEERGRTTASATPDEGVGAVLSRMARSLQELPDLAQTLQGVVDAAVANIRGADFAGITQIVDGIPRTTAGTDPLVGAVDEVQYETGQGPCLSAIADQATVSSADLATETRWPDFAQRTVDLGIRSMLAFQLFVRSKDVGALNLYSRAPGAFDAVDEQMGLLLASHAAVALVGAQELGDLQAALVTRDVIGQAKGMLMERFSLSGPAAFQLLVAASQATNRKLRDIAVSIAQEGPGQVGRIPTGGAPGLVEQAREADRSAPVRPAAGRAGEVRKPGPPRR, encoded by the coding sequence ATGACGGCGGATGCCGAGCAGGGCAGGTCCACGGAAGAGCGGGGTCGCACCACGGCTTCGGCCACCCCCGATGAAGGTGTCGGCGCGGTGCTCTCCCGGATGGCCCGCTCGCTGCAGGAGCTTCCCGATCTGGCGCAGACGCTGCAGGGCGTGGTCGACGCAGCGGTCGCCAACATCCGCGGTGCGGACTTCGCGGGCATCACGCAGATCGTCGACGGGATCCCCCGGACGACCGCGGGCACCGATCCGTTGGTGGGCGCCGTCGACGAGGTCCAGTACGAGACCGGGCAGGGCCCCTGCCTGTCCGCCATCGCCGACCAGGCCACCGTGTCGTCGGCGGACCTGGCCACCGAGACGCGCTGGCCGGACTTCGCCCAGCGCACCGTCGATCTCGGCATCCGCTCGATGCTGGCCTTCCAGCTGTTCGTCCGTAGCAAGGACGTCGGCGCCCTGAATCTGTACTCCCGTGCCCCCGGCGCGTTCGACGCCGTCGACGAGCAGATGGGCCTGCTGCTGGCCAGTCATGCCGCCGTCGCCCTGGTCGGGGCCCAGGAGCTGGGCGACCTGCAGGCGGCCCTGGTCACCCGGGACGTCATCGGACAGGCCAAAGGCATGTTGATGGAGAGGTTCTCGCTGTCCGGGCCGGCCGCCTTCCAACTGCTGGTGGCCGCGTCTCAGGCGACCAACCGCAAACTGCGCGACATCGCCGTGAGCATCGCCCAGGAGGGCCCGGGGCAGGTCGGTCGGATACCGACCGGCGGCGCACCCGGGCTCGTCGAGCAGGCCCGGGAGGCGGACCGGTCGGCACCGGTCCGTCCGGCTGCGGGGCGGGCCGGCGAGGTGAGGAAACCCGGCCCGCCCCGGAGGTGA
- a CDS encoding SDR family NAD(P)-dependent oxidoreductase, with the protein MTTTFITGANKGLGHETARRLIAAGHTVLIGARDPRVGAAAAEELGARFIQLDVTDDASVAAAVADVERHEGVVDVLVNNAGIAGSAASPTDLTAADVQAVFDVNVLGIVRTTTAFLPLLHRSADPVIVNVSSGLGSVSITRDEARVESHVVAPGYTASKAAVFMLTAQYAKAFPDIRICAADPGYTATDLNGHNGPQTVTEGTDAIVGLATEGPGHGTGRFVDRHGDLPWG; encoded by the coding sequence ATGACAACCACTTTCATCACCGGGGCCAACAAGGGCCTGGGCCACGAGACCGCCCGTCGGCTGATCGCCGCCGGCCACACCGTCCTGATCGGCGCCCGCGATCCCCGGGTCGGCGCCGCCGCCGCCGAGGAACTCGGCGCTCGGTTCATCCAGCTCGACGTCACCGACGACGCGTCGGTGGCTGCTGCGGTCGCCGACGTCGAGAGGCACGAGGGAGTCGTCGACGTCCTGGTCAACAACGCCGGCATCGCCGGCAGCGCCGCGTCCCCGACCGACCTGACGGCGGCCGACGTGCAGGCGGTGTTCGACGTCAACGTGCTGGGGATCGTCCGCACGACCACCGCTTTCCTGCCCCTGCTCCACCGTTCGGCCGACCCGGTGATCGTCAACGTGAGCAGCGGCCTGGGCTCGGTCTCCATCACCCGCGACGAAGCCCGCGTGGAGTCCCACGTCGTCGCCCCGGGGTACACCGCGTCCAAGGCGGCGGTGTTCATGTTGACCGCGCAGTACGCCAAGGCGTTCCCCGACATCCGGATCTGTGCCGCTGACCCCGGCTACACCGCCACCGACCTCAACGGGCACAACGGCCCGCAGACCGTCACCGAGGGCACCGATGCGATCGTCGGGCTGGCCACCGAGGGTCCGGGCCACGGCACGGGTCGGTTCGTCGATCGGCACGGGGACCTGCCCTGGGGTTGA